The nucleotide window ATGCGATGTGGAAATAGATAATTTAATCTTCTGGAAACCCAAAAGTTTGGTAAAAGTAACAAGCATGTTCatgttatattttcttttgtattaTTCCTGCTGAAAATCTTACAgtcagaaaaaataaaaatctacaacCGGTCACTAGTTTATGTtatgcacaattttttttaaaaaaaatggtagACAATGATTGGgaaatatctaaaattatttGACTTTATGTATGAATTTTTTTGCACGAACTTTGTATTTTGAATGTTTATTAACCTTTTGAACAAATTGATAGAGTATATTGGTCAACACGTTTTTAACCAAATAATCTTTCCcagaaaaaaagttattaagaAACTATTGAGTGAATTCATCTACGAAAGTAGGTATGGATGTACAAACTGAAATagcaaaaaaatgtaaaacacaATTTGACTTGAATTTATGAGATAGTTCCAAGTACCATCAACATTGtaacaaataaaagtaaatagtTGCCTGCTACTTTTCAGTTTTCACATATTTAGGAGCCATATCCACATTGGATGTTAGAAGAAGTTATTAACTCACGTCGAAGAACTCATCACAGAGAGCATCTtcgattttaaaacataaacaatTGAACACAATATTATACGATATAATTTTGACCTAATTTTTCCTATGTACTATCCTCTTCTATCTGTACTTTCCCGCATGTAAAGTGGTCAGGTCAAATCATAAGAAACGCAGAAGTAGAAGATATATGGTTAAATTGAATATCCACGTTACTCTTGCAGATGCACAATAAAAGGcgacaaaaaacaaaataaagacgGACACGTGGCAGATGTTATACATTATTTGTTAAGTTATGGGCCCACAAAACTCGGTCAATGAAAAGACACATCAGTTCGAACTGAGATCCGTACGGACCGATTCGTTAGTTAGCGAATGTATAAATACACAACAGCACATCTACCACACTCTTATCGTTTCTCCGAAGTtatcaaaaaaggaaaaaaatcaaaatcaaaatatcaaataaataaaaatctcgCAAAATATTCTCCAAAAGATTTAAAAGATCGCAAAACACACAAACTTAATCTCTCTCGCTGTCTAAACAAAAACCCTAAATATCAGAGCAGTATAGCGGCGGCGGTTGCATCTGGAATTTCCCCGACAACAGCGATGGTTGATCAAGTCATCCCTAATCAACCAGCGGTTACAGTTGCTTCTCCTCCTCACGCGACTCAGGTAGCTGCCGTTGCGGCTGCGGCGGCCGAGGCGTTTGTAACGCACCCTAACTCGTCTCTCTATGTGGGAGATTTGGACCAAACTGTCAACGAAGCACATCTGTTGGATCTCTTCAACCAAGTGGCTCCTGTCCAAACAGTTAGGGTTTGTCGCGACTTGACTCGTCGTTCACTTGGATACGCTTACGTCAACTTCGCGAATCCCGATGATGGTACTTTAAAATCATCTTcgaattaattattattataatcaaTGTTGAAAAAATGGTTATGAGTTAATTAGGTTTAACAGAGGATTAGTGCCTATACGGATGTATACAGACCAAATTTGTTTAGAATAATCTTTTGTTAAGCAAGGACAGACCAAATTTTAGAACATTGATTATTATGgattattaaaaattgttatttaattGTAACAGCCATGCGAGCAATGGACATCCTCAACTACACTCCGATCAAAGACAGACCCATAAGGATCATGCGTTCGAACCGTGACCCGAGCACTAGACTCAGCGGCAAAGGCAATGTTTTCATCAAAAACCTGGACTTAACAATCGACAACAAAGCACTGTACGACACCTTCTCGAGTTTCGGGACCATACTCTCATGCAAGGTAGCCATGGACAGTACGGGAAAGTCAAGAGGTCACGGCTTCGTTCAGTACGAGAAGGAAGAAACCGCTCAAGCCGCTATCGACAAGCTTAACGGGATGCTTCTCAACGACAAGCAAGTCTATGTGGGACCCTTTGTCCGTCGTCAGGACAGGACTCGTGAGAGCGGTGCGGTCCCGCGTTTCACCAATGTCTACGTGAAGAATCTGCCTAAGGAGATTACTGATGATGAGCTTAAGAAGACGTTTGGGAAGTACGGAGAGATCTCTAGTGCGGTTGTGGTGAAAGACGAGAGTGGGAACTCGAGGTGTTTCGGGTTTGTGAACTTCGAGAGCCCTGAGGCGGCGGCGGTTGCGGTTGAGAAGATGAATGGGATTAGTCTTGGGGAGGATGTGTTGTACGTTGGGAGGGCGCAGAAGAAGGCTGAGAGGGGTGAGGAGCTGAGGAGGAAGTATGAGCAAGAGAGGTTGGAGAAGTCGTACGGAACCAATTTGTATGTGAAGAATTTTGATGATGGTGTGAATGATGAGAAGCTTAAGGAGATGTTTGCTGAGTATGGTGATGTGACCTCAAGCAAGGTTTGGT belongs to Brassica rapa cultivar Chiifu-401-42 chromosome A07, CAAS_Brap_v3.01, whole genome shotgun sequence and includes:
- the LOC103830833 gene encoding polyadenylate-binding protein 5 yields the protein MVDQVIPNQPAVTVASPPHATQVAAVAAAAAEAFVTHPNSSLYVGDLDQTVNEAHLLDLFNQVAPVQTVRVCRDLTRRSLGYAYVNFANPDDAMRAMDILNYTPIKDRPIRIMRSNRDPSTRLSGKGNVFIKNLDLTIDNKALYDTFSSFGTILSCKVAMDSTGKSRGHGFVQYEKEETAQAAIDKLNGMLLNDKQVYVGPFVRRQDRTRESGAVPRFTNVYVKNLPKEITDDELKKTFGKYGEISSAVVVKDESGNSRCFGFVNFESPEAAAVAVEKMNGISLGEDVLYVGRAQKKAERGEELRRKYEQERLEKSYGTNLYVKNFDDGVNDEKLKEMFAEYGDVTSSKVMTNPEGLSRGFGFVAYSSPEEALKAMNEMNGKMIGRKPLYVSFAQRKEERKTRLQTMFSMRPNAPMAGYPTGGPAAGPHHQMYMGQNGQGMVPSQPMGYGYQLQFMPGVRPGAGPANFMMPYPLQRPNQPGPRFGFRRGAPNMQQHFQQQPQMMQHNANSGMRYMGGPGNRMNGVEAAAPQGIMDASAISHNASQNPLRPPLLPISKLTSALALASPANHSQILGEQLYPLVEKQEPVHVAKVTGMLLEMDQAEILHLLESPEALKAKVSMALDVLRLSANPSAVSSVDDQFAPSSTE